In a genomic window of Callithrix jacchus isolate 240 chromosome 22, calJac240_pri, whole genome shotgun sequence:
- the LOC103790146 gene encoding uncharacterized protein LOC103790146, which translates to MRRREPPRPAGSNLFNGLLGTCLKHENTQGASGAPESARKRRTRTAFRTVSCRLTVTAAVTACLRESRAVSNPGLTSFAVLCVNRRGEEGGLGKEPARSSHQRPQKHPDHLLPELPTQISSARPTRPRRCRSSSRPHLTRSRGSPGKAAQQARGRLACGVWLLSRADVPAQQCARELQAAPRGQRRAEPTCRVHPGPDGQTRKRAWTLEAGGQRLAAGGRAEGKEGAKPGRKVQVQDPPWRRLSPPALPTPEPSNYGGPTARAKASPQPRTMAAASPALTGAHRGGCWEL; encoded by the coding sequence gcgtgagccaccgcgcccggccggcagCAACCTCTTTAACGGACTGCTGGGTACGTGTCTAAAGCACGAGAACACCCAGGGAGCCTCCGGGGCACCGGAATCGGCGCGGAAACGCAGGACGCGAACCGCATTTCGCACTGTTAGCTGCAGGCTGACAGTGACCGCCGCCGTCACCGCGTGTTTAAGGGAATCCAGAGCCGTTTCCAACCCGGGTCTGACGTCCTTCGCGGTGCTTTGTGTGAACCGGCGCGGGGAGGAGGGCGGGCTGGGGAAGGAACCGGCTCGTTCTTCCCATCAGCGGCCTCAGAAGCATCCGGACCACCTGCTTCCAGAGCTCCCGACCCAAATCTCCTCCGCGAGACCGACGCGGCCGCGACGCTGCAGAAGCTCGTCCCGGCCTCACCTGACTCGCAGCCGCGGGTCCCCCGGGAAGGCGGCGCAGCAGGCTCGGGGTCGCCTCGCCTGCGGCGTTTGGCTTTTGTCCCGCGCCGACGTTCCGGCCCAGCAGTGCGCTCGGGAGCTCCAGGCCGCGCCTCGGGGACAAAGGCGCGCGGAGCCGACGTGCAGGGTTCACCCAGGCCCGGACGGCCAGACGAGGAAGCGCGCCTGGACGCTGGAGGCGGGAGGCCAGAGGCTGGCGGCTGGTGGGAGGGCCGAGGGCAAGGAGGGCGCAAAGCCGGGGCGGAAAGTGCAGGTGCAGGACCCGCCCTGGCGCCGCCTCTCCCCGCCGGCTCTCCCAACCCCCGAGCCCAGTAACTACGGCGGCCCCACAGCCCGAGCGAAGGCCTCACCTCAGCCGCGGACAATGGCGGCGGCTTCCCCGGCGTTGACCGGGGCGCACCGCGGGGGCTGCTGGGAGCTGTAG